One genomic segment of Elgaria multicarinata webbii isolate HBS135686 ecotype San Diego chromosome 9, rElgMul1.1.pri, whole genome shotgun sequence includes these proteins:
- the TMCC3 gene encoding transmembrane and coiled-coil domain protein 3 isoform X2, whose amino-acid sequence MPGSDTALAVDRTYSDPERHRRLKTRVERHDMNTLSLPLNIRRGGSDTNLNFDVPDGVFEFHKVKLSADSLKQKILKVTEQIKIEQTARDGNVAEYLKLVNSADKQQAGRIKQVFEKKNQKSAHSIAQLQKKLEQYHKKLKDIEQNGSSKSTKETSKDSLKEIQQSLKDAHGKPRSTGHSNESGKTGVPGVSLTPPVFVFSKSREFANLIRNKFGSADNIAHLKSSLDDFRPETTSRAYGGSATTVAKPKYTSDDECSSGTSGSADSNGNQSFGHGGINALDSHGKLSMLLEDLREIKEAQSQLAEDIESLKVQFKREYGFISQTLQEERYRYERLEDQLNDLTDLHQHETANLKQELASIEEKVAYQAYERSRDVQEALESCQTRVSKLELHQQEQQALQSETVNAKVLLGKCINVVLAFMTVILVCVSTIAKFVAPMMRSRFHIICTFFAVTLLAILCKNWDHVVCAIEKMIIPR is encoded by the exons GTGGAGAGACATGACATGAATACTCTCAGCTTGCCTCTTAATATTCGCCGGGGAGGTTCGGACACCAACCTCAACTTTGATGTACCTGATGGTGTGTTTGAGTTTCACAAAGTAAAACTCAGTGCAGACAGTTTGAAACAAAAGATTTTGAAAGTTACAGAGCAGATCAAAATAGAACAAACAGCTCGGGATGGGAATGTTGCAGAGTACTTGAAACTGGTGAACAGTGCAGACAAGCAGCAAGCTGGCCGAATTAAACAAGTCTTCGAAAAGAAGAACCAAAAGTCTGCCCATTCCATAGCCCAGTTGCAGAAGAAATTGGAACAGTATCATAAAAAACTTAAGGACATTGAACAAAATGGTTCCTCCAAAAGTACCAAGGAGACATCCAAAGacagtttgaaggaaatccaacAGTCTCTAAAGGATGCCCATGGTAAACCTAGAAGTACAGGCCATAGCAATGAGAGCGGCAAAACAGGTGTTCCAGGTGTTTCCTTGACACCGCCAGTGTTTGTTTTCAGTAAATCCAGAGAGTTTGCAAACCTGATCCGGAACAAGTTTGGTAGTGCTGACAATATTGCTCATCTAAAGAGCAGCTTGGATGACTTCAGACCAGAAACTACTTCTAGAGCCTATGGTGGCAGTGCTACCACAGTGGCCAAGCCAAAATACACCAGTGATGATGAGTGCTCAAGTGGAACATCTGGTTCTGCAGACAGTAATGGAAACCAATCCTTTGGCCATGGAGGGATAAATGCTCTGGACAGTCATGGAAAGCTTTCTATGCTCTTGGAAGACCTGCGAGAAATAAAGGAAGCACAATCCCAATTAGCAGAAGATATTGAGAGTTTAAAAGTCCAGTTCAAAAGAGAATATGGATTTATTTCTCAAACACTGCAGGAGGAAAGATACAG gTATGAGCGATTAGAAGACCAGCTGAATGATCTAACTGACCTCCATCAGCATGAGACAGCCAACTTGAAACAAGAACTAGCGAGTATTGAAGAAAAAGTAGCATATCAGGCCTATGAACGATCACGAGATGTTCAG GAAGCTTTGGAATCTTGCCAGACACGGGTTTCTAAGCTGGAGCTTCATCAGCAAGAACAACAAGCGCTGCAATCAGAAACTGTTAATGCCAAAGTTCTACTGGGGAAATGTATAAATGTAGTCTTGGCCTTCATGACTGTCATCCTAGTGTGTGTCTCCACCATAGCAAAGTTTGTAGCTCCCATGATGAGAAGCCGTTTCCATATTATTTGCACCTTTTTTGCAGTAACTCTtcttgcaattttatgcaaaaaCTGGGATCACGTTGTCTGTGCCATAGAAAAGATGATCATACCAAGATGA
- the TMCC3 gene encoding transmembrane and coiled-coil domain protein 3 isoform X1, which produces MLRKVERHDMNTLSLPLNIRRGGSDTNLNFDVPDGVFEFHKVKLSADSLKQKILKVTEQIKIEQTARDGNVAEYLKLVNSADKQQAGRIKQVFEKKNQKSAHSIAQLQKKLEQYHKKLKDIEQNGSSKSTKETSKDSLKEIQQSLKDAHGKPRSTGHSNESGKTGVPGVSLTPPVFVFSKSREFANLIRNKFGSADNIAHLKSSLDDFRPETTSRAYGGSATTVAKPKYTSDDECSSGTSGSADSNGNQSFGHGGINALDSHGKLSMLLEDLREIKEAQSQLAEDIESLKVQFKREYGFISQTLQEERYRYERLEDQLNDLTDLHQHETANLKQELASIEEKVAYQAYERSRDVQEALESCQTRVSKLELHQQEQQALQSETVNAKVLLGKCINVVLAFMTVILVCVSTIAKFVAPMMRSRFHIICTFFAVTLLAILCKNWDHVVCAIEKMIIPR; this is translated from the exons GTGGAGAGACATGACATGAATACTCTCAGCTTGCCTCTTAATATTCGCCGGGGAGGTTCGGACACCAACCTCAACTTTGATGTACCTGATGGTGTGTTTGAGTTTCACAAAGTAAAACTCAGTGCAGACAGTTTGAAACAAAAGATTTTGAAAGTTACAGAGCAGATCAAAATAGAACAAACAGCTCGGGATGGGAATGTTGCAGAGTACTTGAAACTGGTGAACAGTGCAGACAAGCAGCAAGCTGGCCGAATTAAACAAGTCTTCGAAAAGAAGAACCAAAAGTCTGCCCATTCCATAGCCCAGTTGCAGAAGAAATTGGAACAGTATCATAAAAAACTTAAGGACATTGAACAAAATGGTTCCTCCAAAAGTACCAAGGAGACATCCAAAGacagtttgaaggaaatccaacAGTCTCTAAAGGATGCCCATGGTAAACCTAGAAGTACAGGCCATAGCAATGAGAGCGGCAAAACAGGTGTTCCAGGTGTTTCCTTGACACCGCCAGTGTTTGTTTTCAGTAAATCCAGAGAGTTTGCAAACCTGATCCGGAACAAGTTTGGTAGTGCTGACAATATTGCTCATCTAAAGAGCAGCTTGGATGACTTCAGACCAGAAACTACTTCTAGAGCCTATGGTGGCAGTGCTACCACAGTGGCCAAGCCAAAATACACCAGTGATGATGAGTGCTCAAGTGGAACATCTGGTTCTGCAGACAGTAATGGAAACCAATCCTTTGGCCATGGAGGGATAAATGCTCTGGACAGTCATGGAAAGCTTTCTATGCTCTTGGAAGACCTGCGAGAAATAAAGGAAGCACAATCCCAATTAGCAGAAGATATTGAGAGTTTAAAAGTCCAGTTCAAAAGAGAATATGGATTTATTTCTCAAACACTGCAGGAGGAAAGATACAG gTATGAGCGATTAGAAGACCAGCTGAATGATCTAACTGACCTCCATCAGCATGAGACAGCCAACTTGAAACAAGAACTAGCGAGTATTGAAGAAAAAGTAGCATATCAGGCCTATGAACGATCACGAGATGTTCAG GAAGCTTTGGAATCTTGCCAGACACGGGTTTCTAAGCTGGAGCTTCATCAGCAAGAACAACAAGCGCTGCAATCAGAAACTGTTAATGCCAAAGTTCTACTGGGGAAATGTATAAATGTAGTCTTGGCCTTCATGACTGTCATCCTAGTGTGTGTCTCCACCATAGCAAAGTTTGTAGCTCCCATGATGAGAAGCCGTTTCCATATTATTTGCACCTTTTTTGCAGTAACTCTtcttgcaattttatgcaaaaaCTGGGATCACGTTGTCTGTGCCATAGAAAAGATGATCATACCAAGATGA
- the TMCC3 gene encoding transmembrane and coiled-coil domain protein 3 isoform X3: MNTLSLPLNIRRGGSDTNLNFDVPDGVFEFHKVKLSADSLKQKILKVTEQIKIEQTARDGNVAEYLKLVNSADKQQAGRIKQVFEKKNQKSAHSIAQLQKKLEQYHKKLKDIEQNGSSKSTKETSKDSLKEIQQSLKDAHGKPRSTGHSNESGKTGVPGVSLTPPVFVFSKSREFANLIRNKFGSADNIAHLKSSLDDFRPETTSRAYGGSATTVAKPKYTSDDECSSGTSGSADSNGNQSFGHGGINALDSHGKLSMLLEDLREIKEAQSQLAEDIESLKVQFKREYGFISQTLQEERYRYERLEDQLNDLTDLHQHETANLKQELASIEEKVAYQAYERSRDVQEALESCQTRVSKLELHQQEQQALQSETVNAKVLLGKCINVVLAFMTVILVCVSTIAKFVAPMMRSRFHIICTFFAVTLLAILCKNWDHVVCAIEKMIIPR, encoded by the exons ATGAATACTCTCAGCTTGCCTCTTAATATTCGCCGGGGAGGTTCGGACACCAACCTCAACTTTGATGTACCTGATGGTGTGTTTGAGTTTCACAAAGTAAAACTCAGTGCAGACAGTTTGAAACAAAAGATTTTGAAAGTTACAGAGCAGATCAAAATAGAACAAACAGCTCGGGATGGGAATGTTGCAGAGTACTTGAAACTGGTGAACAGTGCAGACAAGCAGCAAGCTGGCCGAATTAAACAAGTCTTCGAAAAGAAGAACCAAAAGTCTGCCCATTCCATAGCCCAGTTGCAGAAGAAATTGGAACAGTATCATAAAAAACTTAAGGACATTGAACAAAATGGTTCCTCCAAAAGTACCAAGGAGACATCCAAAGacagtttgaaggaaatccaacAGTCTCTAAAGGATGCCCATGGTAAACCTAGAAGTACAGGCCATAGCAATGAGAGCGGCAAAACAGGTGTTCCAGGTGTTTCCTTGACACCGCCAGTGTTTGTTTTCAGTAAATCCAGAGAGTTTGCAAACCTGATCCGGAACAAGTTTGGTAGTGCTGACAATATTGCTCATCTAAAGAGCAGCTTGGATGACTTCAGACCAGAAACTACTTCTAGAGCCTATGGTGGCAGTGCTACCACAGTGGCCAAGCCAAAATACACCAGTGATGATGAGTGCTCAAGTGGAACATCTGGTTCTGCAGACAGTAATGGAAACCAATCCTTTGGCCATGGAGGGATAAATGCTCTGGACAGTCATGGAAAGCTTTCTATGCTCTTGGAAGACCTGCGAGAAATAAAGGAAGCACAATCCCAATTAGCAGAAGATATTGAGAGTTTAAAAGTCCAGTTCAAAAGAGAATATGGATTTATTTCTCAAACACTGCAGGAGGAAAGATACAG gTATGAGCGATTAGAAGACCAGCTGAATGATCTAACTGACCTCCATCAGCATGAGACAGCCAACTTGAAACAAGAACTAGCGAGTATTGAAGAAAAAGTAGCATATCAGGCCTATGAACGATCACGAGATGTTCAG GAAGCTTTGGAATCTTGCCAGACACGGGTTTCTAAGCTGGAGCTTCATCAGCAAGAACAACAAGCGCTGCAATCAGAAACTGTTAATGCCAAAGTTCTACTGGGGAAATGTATAAATGTAGTCTTGGCCTTCATGACTGTCATCCTAGTGTGTGTCTCCACCATAGCAAAGTTTGTAGCTCCCATGATGAGAAGCCGTTTCCATATTATTTGCACCTTTTTTGCAGTAACTCTtcttgcaattttatgcaaaaaCTGGGATCACGTTGTCTGTGCCATAGAAAAGATGATCATACCAAGATGA